A stretch of the Papaver somniferum cultivar HN1 chromosome 6, ASM357369v1, whole genome shotgun sequence genome encodes the following:
- the LOC113289560 gene encoding uncharacterized protein ycf39-like, which yields MASSRCTALPTQLTTPRRHLRKPSSSVSLSWRRNLAQDNFVQVSSSSSVTSSSSFSSQGNGSIKCTTERTIVTNLAPGTPVRPTSILVVGATGTLGRQVVRRALDEGYDVRCLVRPRPAPADFLRDWGATVVNADLSKPETIPATLVGIHTVIDCATGRPEEPIKTVDWEGKVALIQCAKAMGIQKYVFFSIHNCDKHPEVPLMEIKYCTEKFIQDAGLPYITIRLCGFMQGLIGQYAVPILEDKAVWGTDAPTRIAYMDTQDIARLTFIALRDEKINNKLLTFAGPRAWTTQEVITLCERLAGQDANVTTVPVSVLKFTRQLTRLFEWTSDVADRLGFSEVLTSDTVFSVPMNETYSLLGVDQKDIITLEKYLQDYFTNILKKLKDLKASSRQSDYYI from the exons ATGGCTTCGTCAAGGTGCACAGCTCTTCCTACTCAGCTCACCACTCCTCGTCGCCATCTCCGGAAACCTTCTTCTTCAGTGTCCCTGTCTTGGAGACGCAATTTAGCACAAGACAACTTCGTTCaagtttcttcatcatcatcggtAACTTCgtcctcttctttctcctctcAAG GAAACGGAAGTATAAAATGCACAACAGAAAGAACAATAGTGACAAATTTAGCACCAGGTACACCTGTTAGACCAACAAGTATACTAGTTGTTGGAGCTACTGGAACTTTGGGTCGTCAGGTTGTGAGACGGGCACTTGATGAAGGTTATGATGTTAGATGTCTTGTGAGACCAAGACCCGCTCCTGCTGATTTCCTTCGTGATTGGGGTGCAACTGTTGTCAAT GCAGATCTTAGCAAGCCAGAGACTATACCTGCAACATTAGTAGGCATTCATACAGTAATTGACTGTGCTACGGGACGTCCTGAAGAACCCATAAAAACG GTAGATTGGGAAGGAAAAGTTGCCTTAATACAATGTGCAAAAGCAATGGGAATCCAGAAGTATGTTTTCTTTTCCATCCACAACTGCGACAAACATCCAGAAGTCCCTCTAATGGAGATCAAATATTGCACTGAGAAGTTTATACAGGATGCAGGTCTACCCTACATAACTATTCGGTTATGTGGTTTCATGCAG GGACTAATTGGGCAGTATGCAGTGCCTATACTGGAAGACAAGGCTGTTTGGGGAACTGACGCTCCAACACGAATCGCTTACATGGATACCCAG GATATAGCTCGACTAACATTTATAGCTCTGCGTGATGAGAAAATTAACAACAAGCTTCTCACATTTGCCGGACCTCGTGCATGGACAACCCAAGAG GTGATAACATTGTGCGAGAGGCTTGCTGGGCAAGATGCAAATGTAACAACAGTTCCTGTTTCAGTCTTGAAATTTACTAGGCAATTGACACGTTTGTTTGAGTGGACTAGTGATGTTGCTGATAGACTGGGATTTTCAGAG gttcTCACAAGCGATACGGTTTTCTCAGTTCCTATGAATGAGACATATAGCCTACTTGGGGTGGACCAAAAGGATATCATAACACTTGAGAAGTATTTGCAGGATTATTTCACAAACatattgaagaaattgaaagacctGAAAGCATCGTCTAGACAGTCCGACTACTACATCTGA